The genomic stretch CAACATCTGCAACTGTGCGCTATCTGAATCATATTAATGGAGAATGGGTTACCGCTGCCCGAGAAGAATACAAGGATAATATTAATCCGGCAACGGGTGAGATCTTGGGACACGTCATTCAATCGGCGCCAGAAGATGTGGACCGGGCTGTCCAAGCGGCAAAAGCAGCGCAGAAAAGCTGGCGTTTGGTTCCTGCTCCGGAGAGAGGGGAATATTTGTACCGTATTGGTCAGCTTTTGAAAGAGAGAAAAGAACAGTTGACCCGGACGCTGACCCAGGAGATGGGGAAGGTATTGGTTGAAGCCCGGGGGGAAGTACAGGAAGCGATTGATATGGCCTTTTTCATGGCTGGAGAAGGACGCCGGTTAGCCGGGCAAACGGTACCCGCTGAACTTCCTGACAAACATGCCATGAGCGTGCGGGCACCGGTAGGAGTTGTAGGTATCATTACTCCGTGGAACTTTCCGATTGCCATTGCCACGTGGAAGATGTTCCCGGCTATTGTAAGCGGTAACACAGTGGTGTGGAAACCGGCCAGTGACACACCAGCCATGGCCTGCGAGATGATGAAAATTATAGAGGAGGCCGGTCTGCCTAAGGGCGTGGTTAATCTGGTTTATGGTTCAGGTGGAACGGTGGGGAATGCCTTGGTTGAACACCCTGACGTGAACGTCATCTCGTTTACAGGTTCTTCAGAGGTGGGGCGTACCATTGCTGCCAAGGGCGGGCAGCTTTTAAAAAAGGTGTCCCTCGAAATGGGAGGAAAAAATGCCATCATCATCATGGATGATGCCGATCTGCAGCTGGCTTTGGATGGCGTTCTGTGGAGTGCTTTTGGTACCACCGGGCAGCGCTGCACAGCGTGCAGCCGGTTAATTGTCCACCGCTCCGTGCAGCAGGAAGTGGAAAGGGAACTTGTGCGCCGTGCGCAAGCCCTCACCCTGGGGAACGGTTTAGACGAACATGTGGATGTGGGCCCGGTCATTAATCGGTCCGCACTAGAGCAAATTGACAAGTATGTTCAAATCGGTCAAGAGGAAGGAGCGACATTGCTCTCTGGCGGACAGATTGCCAAAGGTGAGCTATTAAGCAAGGGATATTTTTATCAGCCGACGATTTTTACCAATGTATCCCCCACCATGCGCATCGCCCAGGAAGAGATTTTTGGTCCTGTGTTATCCATCATCCCTGTTGACAGCTTTGAAGAAGCCATCGAAGTGAACAATGCCGTGGCTTATGGACTGTCAAGCGCAATCTACACCAATCATGTGAACCGGGTATTTAGAGCTATGCGGGATCTGGATACAGGCCTTGTTTATATCAATGCTGGAACCATAGGTGCTGAAATTCATCTGCCGTTTGGGGGCACCAAGCATACTGGCAATGGCCATCGGGATTCCGGCCTGGCGGCATTAGATGTCTTCACTGAATGGAAGAGTATTTATGTTGATTACAGCGGAAAACTGCAGCGGGCTCAGATTGATAATCATCCCAAAGATAAATAGGGAGTGATAGATTAATGAAATATGCAGTATTAGGCGCTGGTTTAATGGGAAAAGAAGTGGCCAGAGATCTTGTCCAAAGCCCAAATGTGGACCAAGTGGTGCTGGCTGATGTAGATCTAGAGAAGGCCAAATGCGTGTGCCAGCAGTTAGACAGTCCAAAACTGTCCCCCGCCTTTCTTGATGCCACAGATTTCCAAAGTTTAACCAGCTTCCTGGCCGAATTTGATGTGGCTGTGAATGCTCTCTTTTACACCTTTAATGAGCGGGTTGCCAGAGCAGGAATCAAAGCCGGGGTTCATGTCTGTGATTTAGGAGGACATATTGGCCATGAAACCGATAAAGTGCTTCAGTTGGCGGAAGAAGCCCAAGCTGCTGGAGTTACCCTTATTCCTGATCTGGGAGTGGCCCCTGGGATGACCAATATCCTGGCTGGTTATGGCGCCAGCAAACTGGATCAGGTGGACTCCATGTATCTCAGAGTCGGAGGGATTCCTTTAAATCCCGAACCCCCTCTTGAATACAACCAGGTTTTCTCCATTGAAGGGGTATTTGATCACTATACGGATCCATCTCTTGTGATCCGCGATGGCAAGACGTATGAAGTGCCGTCTCTTTCTGAAGTTGAAACCATTTACTTCGAAAAGTTCGGCCCTTTGGAGGCGTTTCACACAGCGGGTGGAACGTCGACCTTGTCGCGATCTTTTCCTAATCTAAAAAATCTCGATTATAAAACGATCCGTTACCCTGGACATGCGGAGAAAGCCCGTTTATTGGTTGACTTAAACCTGACACGCCGTGACTATGAAGTTACGATCGGCGGCCAACGCGTCAGGCCCAGGGATGTTTTACGGGAGGTATTAAAACCGATAGTAGACCTGAAAGATAAAGATGACGTTGTCTTATTGCGGGTCACAATACAGGGCCTAAAAGAAGGGATCGAGACAACCTATGAATATGAAATGGTCACTTACAAAGACCGGACAAAGAATGTGACGGCCATGGCCCGGACCACTGCCTACACCATTTCCGCAGTGGCCCAGATGTTCGGGAATGGGGTCATCACCAAGCGGGGGGCCTATCCGCCAGAGCAGATTGTGCCAGGAGATCACTACATTGAAGAGATGAAGAAGAGAGAGATTGTGATCAAGGAAACAGTCATAAATGAAACGGTACGCAGAGAGGAGAGAACCACTGGAACAGCTGTTTCGAAATAACTTGCTTAGGTTAAGTTCTTGCTATATGTTCTAGCGCTTGGCCGTGTCGTAACGCATTTTGACCTGGGTCAAGCGCTGGACAATCGCTTATGGAACGAAATTTTAGATAAAAATAAAATATTTATAAAATAAACACTTGAACACATACTTACTTTAAATATTTAAATGTTATGTGGGGGGATAATTATGGAAACCAAAATTACTGGTTTCAAAATTACCTTATTAATCACCACTTGTTTCATCATTGTTCTTGGGGGCGTCATTTTTATAAAAGCTCCAACGACTATTGTATTAATCACGGCTGGCATGTTAGCTATTGCTCTAGCTCTTTTATGGGGCATTTCCTGGGATGAGCTATTTCATGATATTCTCAATAGCTTGCAAGCAATGATGCCTGCCATTTTAATTTTGATTGCAGTTGGAATGTTGGTAGGGGTTTGGATATTGTCAGGGATAATTCCAATCATTGTCTATTATGGGCTTCTAATTTTAAATCCGACTATATTTTTAGTTGCTGTTGCAATTGTTTGTGCCTTTATGTCCACTGTAACGGGAACTTCCTGGGGATGCATAAGTACGTTGGGGGTTGCCTTGATAGGTGTCTCCATTGGTTTGGACGTTCCAGTTGAGTTAACAGCAGGAGCTATTGTCACGGGAGCTATTTTTGGTGATAAATTATCCCCTCTCTCAGATACCACTGTAATGGCTTCTGCCGTATCGGATGTCAATATAGTTGATCATATTAAGTACTTGCTCTATACGACGCTTCCAGCTTTTTTGCTCTCCCTTGTACTTTACTCGGTGCTTGGAATAGGAAACCAAGGGCAAACTGTACAGGGTGAAGGAAATGTAGGAGTAATTTTACATACTTTGGAAACAAATTTCGATTTAAATCCTCTCCTATTCCTCATTCCCTTTATCGTACTCTATTTTATCTACAAACAAAAGCCTGTTTTACTCGTGTTTGGAATTGGCATTTTATTTGGGGCTGTTGC from Caldalkalibacillus thermarum encodes the following:
- the nhaC gene encoding Na+/H+ antiporter NhaC; protein product: METKITGFKITLLITTCFIIVLGGVIFIKAPTTIVLITAGMLAIALALLWGISWDELFHDILNSLQAMMPAILILIAVGMLVGVWILSGIIPIIVYYGLLILNPTIFLVAVAIVCAFMSTVTGTSWGCISTLGVALIGVSIGLDVPVELTAGAIVTGAIFGDKLSPLSDTTVMASAVSDVNIVDHIKYLLYTTLPAFLLSLVLYSVLGIGNQGQTVQGEGNVGVILHTLETNFDLNPLLFLIPFIVLYFIYKQKPVLLVFGIGILFGAVAAVIFQGQGILAIAHSLQNGFTNTTGVQVVDEMLMRGGLSNMLGTVALLIAAAIFGSPFRTMGVIDFALEKIRAIATQGRTIMLYGFSLHGFMFMLTGSYYVTFAVLGPMLKSLYDRYGLHRKNLSRTLEDTGTNLAPIIPWSVTGAFIAGTLGVPTVDYILYAPLTYLGLVFALFYIITGYKIARTNHLQVVNQQKDTTV
- a CDS encoding aldehyde dehydrogenase family protein codes for the protein MCTTSATVRYLNHINGEWVTAAREEYKDNINPATGEILGHVIQSAPEDVDRAVQAAKAAQKSWRLVPAPERGEYLYRIGQLLKERKEQLTRTLTQEMGKVLVEARGEVQEAIDMAFFMAGEGRRLAGQTVPAELPDKHAMSVRAPVGVVGIITPWNFPIAIATWKMFPAIVSGNTVVWKPASDTPAMACEMMKIIEEAGLPKGVVNLVYGSGGTVGNALVEHPDVNVISFTGSSEVGRTIAAKGGQLLKKVSLEMGGKNAIIIMDDADLQLALDGVLWSAFGTTGQRCTACSRLIVHRSVQQEVERELVRRAQALTLGNGLDEHVDVGPVINRSALEQIDKYVQIGQEEGATLLSGGQIAKGELLSKGYFYQPTIFTNVSPTMRIAQEEIFGPVLSIIPVDSFEEAIEVNNAVAYGLSSAIYTNHVNRVFRAMRDLDTGLVYINAGTIGAEIHLPFGGTKHTGNGHRDSGLAALDVFTEWKSIYVDYSGKLQRAQIDNHPKDK
- a CDS encoding saccharopine dehydrogenase family protein, yielding MKYAVLGAGLMGKEVARDLVQSPNVDQVVLADVDLEKAKCVCQQLDSPKLSPAFLDATDFQSLTSFLAEFDVAVNALFYTFNERVARAGIKAGVHVCDLGGHIGHETDKVLQLAEEAQAAGVTLIPDLGVAPGMTNILAGYGASKLDQVDSMYLRVGGIPLNPEPPLEYNQVFSIEGVFDHYTDPSLVIRDGKTYEVPSLSEVETIYFEKFGPLEAFHTAGGTSTLSRSFPNLKNLDYKTIRYPGHAEKARLLVDLNLTRRDYEVTIGGQRVRPRDVLREVLKPIVDLKDKDDVVLLRVTIQGLKEGIETTYEYEMVTYKDRTKNVTAMARTTAYTISAVAQMFGNGVITKRGAYPPEQIVPGDHYIEEMKKREIVIKETVINETVRREERTTGTAVSK